The following proteins are encoded in a genomic region of Pyricularia oryzae 70-15 chromosome 6, whole genome shotgun sequence:
- a CDS encoding vacuolar protein 8, with protein sequence MGVCSSSCCAGAAREGLYEPALADNEREAVADLLTYLEHRNETDFFSGEPLRALSTLVYSDNLDLQRSASLTFAEITERDVREVDRDTLHPILFLLASDDLEVQRAASAALGNLAVNPENKVKIVALGGLNPLIRQMCSANVEVQCNAVGCITNLATHEENKAKIAKSGALGPLTRLAKSKDMRVQRNATGALLNMTHSDENRQQLVNAGAIPVLVQLLTSSDVDVQYYCTTALSNIAVDATNRAKLAQTEPKLIQSLVALMESSSPKVQCQAALALRNLASDEKYQLDIVRANGLAPLLRLLQSSYLPLILSAVACIRNISIHPLNESPIIEAGFLKPLVDLLGSTDNEEIQCHAISTLRNLAASSDRNKELVLEAGAVQKCKQLVLDVPSTVQSEMTAAIAVLALADDLKLILLSLGVMDVLLPLTQSTSIEVQGNSAAALGNLSSKVGDYSMFIQCWTEPAGGIHGYLSRFLASGDATFQHIAMWTLLQLLESEDKKLVAQVGKSEDIVEMIKGIANQPVDSDNEYDDDDEGEVVNLGQRCLELLGLGNSKSHIEG encoded by the exons ATGGGTGTTTGCAGCTCATCATGCTGCGCAG GGGCCGCAAGGGAGGGTTTGTACGAGCCTGCACTTGCAGATAACGAGCGAGAGGCCGTTGCCGACCTTCTGACTTATCTCGAACAC CGAAACGAGACCGACTTTTTCTCCGGCGAGCCCCTAAGGGCACTGAGCACGCTCGTGTACTCCGATAACCTGGATTTGCAAAGGAGCGCCAGTTTGACGTTTGCAGAGATCACGGAAAGAG ATGTGCGCGAGGTCGACCGTGATACTCTTCACCCAATCTTGTTCCTTCTGGCTAGCGATGACCTTGAAGTGCAACGGGCTGCAAGTGCTGCGCTAGGCAACCTGGCGGTTAATC CCGAGAACAAAGTCAAGATTGTCGCTCTTGGAGGTCTGAATCCGTTGATCAGGCAAATGTGTTCCGCAAACGTCGAAGTGCAATGCAACGCCGTCGGATGCATCACCAACCTGGCGACACATGAAGAGAACAAGGCCAAGATTGCTAAGTCTGGGGCCCTTGGTCCTCTCACCCGCCTTGCCAAGTCCAAAGATATGCGCGTCCAGCGAAATGCCACAGGTGCACTGCTGAACATGACTCACTCAG ATGAAAACCGGCAACAGCTGGTTAATGCTGGTGCTATACCGGTTCTAGTCCAGCTTTTGACATCGTCTGACGTTGATGTGCAATACTACTGCACAACCGCTTTGAGTAATATTGCCGTCGATGCTACAAACCGCGCTAAGCTGGCACAAACAGAGCCCAAGCTTATACAATCACTTGTCGCCCTGATGGAGTCGTCGTCACCAAAGGTTCAGTGTCAAGCAGCGCTTGCCCTCAGAAATCTGGCGTCGGACGAGAAGTATCAACTCGATATCGTCCGGGCTAATGGTCTCGCCCCACTTCTTCGTCTCCTGCAATCGTCATACCTGCCTCTGATTTTGTCTGCTGTTGCCTGCATCCGGAATATCTCGATTCATCCATTGAATGAGTCGCCAATCATTGAGGCTGGTTTCTTGAAGCCTCTGGTGGACTTGCTCGGATCCACGGACAACGAAGAAATCCAATGCCACGCCATTTCTACATTGAGGAACCTCGCCGCGAGCTCTGACCGCAACAAGGAGTTGGTCCTTGAAGCGGGTGCTGTACAGAAATGCAAACAACTCGTTCTCGACGTACCCAGCACAGTGCAATCAGAAATGACTGCCGCTATTGCCGTACTAGCTCTCGCTGATGATCTGAAGCTCATCCTGCTGAGCCTGGGAGTCATGGATGTGCTTTTGCCGCTGACGCAGTCTACAAGCATCGAAGTTCAAGGAAACAGTGCGGCTGCGCTGGGTAATCTATCATCTAAAG TGGGTGACTATTCTATGTTCATCCAGTGTTGGACGGAGCCCGCTGGAGGCATCCACGGGTATCTGAGCAGGTTTCTAGCAAGTGGCGACGCTACATTTCAACATATTGCGATGTGGACATTACTACAGCTACTTGAGTCCGAAGACAAGAAGCTCGTGGCCCAGGTGGGCAAGTCTGAGGATATTGTGGAGATGATTAAGGGGATAGCCAACCAACCTGTCGATTCGGACAACGaatacgacgacgacgacgaaggtGAAGTCGTCAACTTGggccaacgttgcctggaactcctGGGCCTCGGCAACTCGAAATCACACATTGAAGGCTAA
- a CDS encoding 60S ribosomal protein L4, whose amino-acid sequence MAGKGVRCLSEAMRTMRISSTLLPARQPMNWTKPLASSLSSRTMATTSDPTPFKTKLLNGGTEQSSAAPTQPIWTPPSEIPVTIYDFPSLEPLTLEAWPTKHLDLPFRRDLLHLAVTYEGDGTRQGTASSKTKWDVHGSHRKQAPQKGTGNARVGWKQSPLRRGGGKSHGPHPRDFSTRMNHKVYDLAWRTALSYRYRRGELFVVRDGSLDMPLPADFLALAAEGRLGRELEDGFVDRMVRETLNPLGWGKEGGRSTFVVSCDKAGRPNLFSSLEIAQKEARALEVDDVDVKDILETGRIVIERRALKRLIEEHQSDLVSRIVVNGSRVTGPLAGATRTLVE is encoded by the exons ATGGCCGGCAAAGGCGTCAGGTGCCTCAGTGAGGCCATGAGAACCATGAGGATATCTTCGACATTATTGCCAGCCAGACAACCAATG AACTGGACAAAACCTCTGGCATCATCACTGTCGAGCCGTACAATGGCTACTACTTCCGATCCGACCCCGTTCAAGACGAAGCTGCTCAACGGCGGCACCGAACAAAGTTCGGCAGCGCCAACGCAACCGATATGGACACCACCCTCGGAAATCCCAGTTACAATCTACGACTTCCCGAGCCTTGAGCCCCTGACCCTGGAGGCCTGGCCTACCAAACATCTTGATCTCCCCTTCCGCCGCGACCTCCTCCATCTTGCCGTTACGTACGAGGGTGATGGAACCAGGCAGGGTACGGCATCCTCCAAAACCAAGTGGGACGTCCACGGCTCCCACCGCAAACAGGCCCCTCAGAAGGGCACGGGTAACGCCCGTGTAGGCTGGAAGCAGTCGCCCCTGCGACGCGGAGGAGGCAAGTCCCACGGTCCGCACCCACGTGACTTTTCCACGCGCATGAACCACAAGGTCTACGATCTGGCATGGCGCACTGCGCTCTCCTACCGCTACCGTCGCGGCGAGCTGTTTGTGGTCCGTGATGGAAGCCTCGACATGCCGCTGCCAGCCGACTTCctggccctggccgccgaggGCAGGCTCGGCCGCGAGCTCGAGGACGGCTTCGTCGACCGCATGGTTCGCGAGACCCTTAACCCCCTCGGATGGGGCAAGGAGGGTGGACGCTCCACGTTTGTTGTGAGCTGCGACAAGGCAGGCCGGCCCAACCTGTTTTCCAGTCTCGAAATCGCCCAGAAGGAAGCACGTGCCCTCGAAGTCGACGATGTTGACGTCAAGGACATCTTGGAGACTGGCCGGATTGTGATCGAGCGCCGCGCCCTGAAGAGGCTCATCGAGGAACACCAGAGCGATCTCGTGAGCCGCATCGTCGTCAACGGCTCCAGGGTCACAGGACCGCTGGCCGGGGCTACCAGGACCTTGGTAGAGTGA
- a CDS encoding YOP1 has protein sequence MSSPQDRAQYYIGQLDRELSKYPALNNLERTTGVPKAYAVVGVVVLYFFLIVFNLGGQLLTNIAGFGIPAYYSLDALFSANKEDDTQWLTYWVVFAMFTVVESLVSVVYWFPFYYMFKFVFLLWLSLPAFKGADIIFRSFLAPTLSRYFVHSRPASSNLRAKADSAGKAE, from the exons ATGTCTTCCCCTCAGGATCGCGCGCAGTACTACATTGGACAGCTTGACCGTGAG CTGTCCAAGTACCCCGCCTTGAACAACCTCGAACGGACGACCGGGGTCCCCAAGGCCTATGCCGTCGTCGGCGTTGTTGTTCTTTACTTCTTCCTAATCGTCTTCAACCTGGGTGGCCAGCTTTTGACCAACATCGCTGGCTTCGGCATCCCCGCTTACTACTCGCTCGATGCGCTCTTCAGTGCCAACAAGGAGGATGACACCCAGTGGTTGACA TACTGGGTCGTCTTTGCTATGTTCAC CGTTGTTGAGAGCCTTGTTAGCGTTGTCTACTGGTTCCCCTTCTACTACATGTTCAAGTTCGTCTTCCTGCTGTGGCTCTCTCTCCCGGCATTTAAGGGCGCCGACATTATTTTCCGCTCCTTCCTCGCCCCGACTCTCTCCCGCTACTTCGTGCACTCGCGCCCTGCCTCCAGCAACCTTCGCGCCAAGGCCGACTCTGCCGGCAAAGCCGAGTAA
- a CDS encoding nuclear protein SNF4: protein MDDVPAAPGVGKANGNGAAPPEMPAAAIGHELPYVAPSSYLRPKPQSRIAMPESQPFGLLDRDQMQGLNGIREFLKIRTSYDVLPLSFRLIILDQDLLIKKSLNILIQNSIVSAPLWDSKNSTFAGLLTSTDYINVIQYYCQYPSRLDEVDQFRLSSLRKIEKAIGVIPPETISIHPMRPLYEACVRMNATRARRIPLIDVDDETGRETVVSVITQYRILKFIAVNNENYSQLLRKPVRECGLGTYDNIFTARMSHSVLDVINLMVSYSISSVPIVDKDNRVINVFEAVDVIPCIKGGVYDELTATVGEALARRSDDFPGIYTCFEDDRLSSIFDTLRKSRVHRFIVIDDQSHLKGIISLSDILKYVLGDEAEETDGSKDGRK, encoded by the exons ATGGATGATGTGCCTGCAGCTCCGGGTGTTGGCAAAGCCAATGGGAACGGCGCCGCCCCTCCAGAGATGCCAGCCGCCGCTATCGGTCACGAGCTCCCATACGTCGCACCCTCTTCCTACCTTCGTCCCAAACCTCAAAGTCGCATCGCCATGCCAGAATCACAACCGTTCGGGCTTCTGGATAGAGATCAAATGCAAGGCCTG AATGGCATCCGCGAGTTCCTGAAGATCAGGACAAGCTATGACGTCCTTCCTCTATCCTTTAGGCTCATAATACTAGATCAAGATCTGCTCATCAAGAAGAGCCTCAACATCCTAATACAAAACA GCATAGTTTCGGCACCACTTTGGGACTCTAAAAACTCGACGTTTGCTGGTCTTCTGACCAGTACCGACTACATAAATGTCATTCAGTACTACTGTCAGTATCCCAGTCGGCTGGACGAGGTGGACCAGTTTCGACTGAGTAGTCTTCGAA AAATTGAAAAGGCGATTGGTGTGATACCGCCTGAGACGATATCAATTCACCCAATGCGGCCGCTTTACGAGGCCTGCGTCCGGATGAACGCTACACGCGCCCGTAGGATACCCCTGATCGACGTGGATGACGAGACAGGCAGGGAGACGGTTGTCAGCGTCATCACACAGTATCGAATCCTGAAATTCATTGCGGTCAACAACGAAAACTACTCGCAGTTGCTGCGCAAACCGGTTCGCGAATGTGGCTTGGGCACCTACGATAATATCTTCACTGCACGCATGAGCCACAGCGTACTAGACGTGATCAATCTCATGGTGTCCTACAGCATCTCGTCGGTTCCCATTGTGGACAAGGATAATCGAGTAATCAACGTTTTCGAGGCAGTTGACGTGATCCCCTGCATCAAAGGGGGTGTCTATGACGAGCTGACAGCTACGGTGGGCGAAGCACTCGCAAGGCGGTCGGATGATTTCCCAGGAATCTACACCTGCTTTGAAGACGATCGTCTATCCTCCATCTTCGACACTCTACGAAAGTCCCGGGTGCACCGTTTTATCGTGATTGACGATCAAAGTCACCTGAAGGGCATCATCTCACTATCAGACATCCTCAAATACGTGCTTGGCGAtgaggcggaagagacggaTGGTTCCAAAGATGGCAGGAAATGA
- a CDS encoding phospholipase/Carboxylesterase superfamily protein, producing MTTPSNIRIPTEADFAPLAEAGLHVQLHFPTPPESTTAILVLFHGLGDNEAPYAGFARGMALPGVLSVAVRGTSPLPPAMLGLPLDSGPTKHFHYGDDIKVGSGDGLDPDPGFDKARRAVLEKLVGDVIVGRCGWEVADVLLFGYGQGGSLALGLASSVRMGPDVVDVTEGDGSIPRPGGRSAFKGVISVGGPLPQSMVPSVSNRPKASTPVLLCRGRESEDLDDDAVEEVKKEFDNVEVATWKKSQDGMPESRDEILPIMKFFADRMRIENR from the coding sequence ATGACAACCCCATCAAACATCCGCATCCCGACCGAGGCCGATTTTGCGCCCCTCGCCGAGGCCGGCCTGCACGTTCAACTCCACTTCCCCACCCCGCCCGAGTCCACCACCGCCATCCTGGTGCTCTTCCACGGCCTGGGCGACAACGAAGCTCCCTACGCCGGGTTTGCGCGGGGCATGGCCCTGCCGGGTGTGCTGTCCGTCGCCGTGCGCGGCACCTcgcccttgccgccggcCATGCTCGGCCTGCCGCTCGACTCGGGTCCGACCAAGCACTTCCACTACGGGGACGACATCAAGGTCGGGAGCGGCGACGGCCTGGACCCGGATCCGGGCTTTGACAAGGCCCGCCGTGCGGTGCTGGAGAAGCTCGTGGGCGACGTCATCGTCGGCCGCTGCGGCTGGGAAGTGGCCGACGTGCTGCTGTTTGGCTATGGGCAGGGCGGCAGCCTGGCGCTAGGGTTGGCGTCGAGCGTCAGGATGGGTCCCGATGTCGTGGACGTCACCGAGGGCGATGGTTCTATCCCCCGTCCCGGCGGAAGGTCCGCCTTCAAGGGCGTCATCTCGGTCGGCGGGCCTCTCCCGCAGTCCATGGTGCCGTCCGTTAGCAACAGGCCCAAGGCATCGACGCCTGTGCTTCTGTGCCGTGGTCGCGAGAGCGAGGACCTCGACGACGATGCCGTCGAGGAGGTCAAGAAGGAGTTCGACAACGTCGAGGTGGCGACGTGGAAGAAGTCCCAGGATGGAATGCCCGAGAGCAGGGATGAGATACTGCCCATCATGAAGTTCTTTGCAGATCGGATGCGGATAGAGAACAGGTGA
- a CDS encoding calcium influx-promoting protein ehs1, with product MRLTFIQSRLAASLGVAASLLPLHLAFAQELSGEGRDTHNDALKPRLAPGYEPVFSSIDRTIIGRAPAGVTPLDNNIPRRLELQPGSTQFLVFERPGEVRTELRRDIGGTQDLPQENGLFEDAAASSGDLDRRQAPTRSVYISATTCQQPQVKADATAPEIPQLTLFISTKNLRDLTQNGNSSDPNMTWRIFDEGAAMFNITTSENVFVGIQAPALPNTISGSWGFEVAASTDQPYHGHSSIETRDLMWMDSDASGALMVTRTASGLSEGDQGPYELFASRADGKNRTLSGIRNSYCGLQNYAEISATKGGEQSVLVRSSLVKRATGNMAKQQFHLTGLQAGTVYDGIIATKQRANLPGGGGLVFRSTQFTTRQVENSSCMLVSGLAFCDKVAYKVPANTTAFPNPEALGKAYDDQAKEIYDSFEIQIAQVQCETENAQIYSLARTCDDCRAAYKDWLCSVSIPRCEEVTENKGWLHNRNFDNSDGQLETFEASSRNSFVNEAIVPRPYKELLPCDELCYDLVQSCPNSMGFVCPTPQSKYGFNHSYHIREQDEASGEFKCNFPDNAHFIGVRKSAAGTFRALAGSDRFLSHSVVMYGIVTALGLALM from the exons ATGCGGTTGACTTTTATCCAGTCAAGGCTTGCTGCATCCCTCGGAGTTGCTGCGAGTCTTTTGCCGCTACACCTAGCCTTTGCTCAGGAATTAAGTGGCGAAGGACGAGACACACACAATGATGCTTTGAAACCGAGATTGGCTCCAGGCTATGAGCCGGTCTTTAGTTCCATCGACAGGACTATCATAGGCCGAGCCCCAGCTGGGGTTACACCACTGGATAACAACATACCGCGAAGGCTGGAGTTGCAGCCTGGAAGCACTCAGTTCCTTGTCTTTGAGAGGCCAGGGGAGGTTCGGACGGAGCTTCGGAGGGATATTGGCGGGACCCAAGATCTCCCCCAGGAAAACGGCTTATTCGAAGACGCGGCAGCCTCATCAGGCGATCTGGATAGGCGGCAAGCTCCGACACGTTCTGTATACATCTCCGCCACAACATGTCAGCAACCACAGGTCAAGGCGGACGCTACGGCGCCCGAAATTCCCCAGCTCACATTGTTCATATCGACCAAGAACCTGCGAGATCTCACAcaaaatggaaattccaGCGACCCCAACATGACCTGGCGCATCTTTGACGAGGGTGCTGCCATGTTTAACATCACCACTTCCGAAAACGTCTTCGTTGGCATCCAAGCACCGGCTCTGCCGAACACCATATCGGGCTCGTGGGGGTTTGAGGTTGCCGCCTCGACCGACCAGCCTTACCATGGTCACAGCAGCATTGAGACGCGGGATCTGATGTGGATGGATAGTGATGCCTCCGGTGCGCTCATGGTCACGCGGACCGCATCTGGTCTTAGTGAAGGTGACCAAGGCCCTTATGAGCTGTTTGCCAGTCGGGCTGATGGCAAGAACCGCACCTTGAGCGGGATCCGCAACTCCTACTGTGGCCTGCAGAATTACGCAGAGATCTCTGCCACAAAAGGTGGTGAGCAGAGTGTACTGGTGAGGTCCAGTCTGGTGAAGCGGGCTACCGGTAACATGGCAAAACAACAGTTTCACTTGACTGGGCTTCAAGCAGGCACCGTGTACGACGGGATTATAGCCACCAAGCAAAGGGCGAACCTcccaggcggcggaggaTTGGTATTCAGGTCAACGCAGTTCACCACCAGACAAG TTGAGAATAGCAGTTGCATGCTCGTGAGCGGACTCGCCTTCTGTGACAAAGTGGCCTACAAGGTCCCTGCAAACACGACGGCGTTCCCCAATCCAGAAGCTCTTGGGAAAGCATATGATGATCAGGCTAAAGAAATCTATGACAGTTTCGAGATTCAAATAGCCCAGGTTCAGTGCGAGACGGAAAATGCACAGATATACTCGCTGGCGCGCACTTGTGACGACTGCCGCGCGGCATACAAGGATTGGCTTTGCTCAGTCTCCATACCACGGTGTGAGGAGGTCACCGAGAACAAGGGATGGCTGCACAACCGCAATTTTGACAACAGTGATGGCCAGCTCGAAACTTTCGAGGCGTCATCGCGCAACAGCTTTGTCAACGAAGCGATCGTCCCTCGGCCGTACAAGGAACTGTTGCCATGTGATGAGCTCTGCTATGACCTGGTTCAGAGCTGTCCCAACTCGATGGGCTTTGTCTGCCCGACACCTCAGTCCAAATATGGGTTCAACCACAGCTACCATATTCGAGAGCAAGATGAAGCCAGCGGCGAGTTCAAGTGCAACTTTCCAGATAATGCACATTTCATCGGGGTTCGCAAATCGGCAGCTGGTACTTTTAGGGCGCTTGCCGGCAGCGACCGATTTTTATCCCACTCTGTCGTGATGTACGGCATTGTGACGGCACTCGGTTTAGCCTTGATGTAG
- a CDS encoding lysophospholipase, which yields MVQISEGTFSIGNQSLYTRTWLPDGAPKAKLVLIHGFSDHVNLYNDFGNAVANGGIAVYGFDQRGWGRSVKTPADRGKTGPTSMVLADIVAFIEPLLDDGSNLPVFVMGHSMGGGQVLTLAGDQKYEANVVSRVQGWILEAPFIAWPAGQAPSWLKINVGRFAGKFMPYRQLEHVIPPKDLTRNQEVVKILENDKLCHNLGTLEGLASLLDRTVDLASGKTKLLPSVKAMWLGHGTADKACDHDASKKFFDEQTRLQDKEFRSYDGWYHQMHTEPDREQFFQHVIEWICKRTPGQDAAKPDVETVAGSKL from the exons ATGGTTCAGATCAGCGAGGGGACATTCAGCATCGGGAACCAGAGTCTGTATACAAGGACCTGGCTG CCCGATGGAGCTCCCAAGGCGAAGCTGGTCCTGATCCATGGCTTCTCGGACCACGTCAACCTGTATAATGACTTTGGCAACGCCGTAGCCAATGGCGGCATTGCCGTGTACGGCTTTGACCAGCGCGGCTGGGGCAGGTCCGTCAAGACCCCGGCCGACCGCGGCAAGACGGGCCCGACGTCCATGGTCCTCGCCGACATAGTTGCCTTCATCGAGCCCCTCCTCGACGACGGCAGCAACCTGCCCGTGTTCGTCATGGGCCACTCGATGGGTGGCGGCCAGGTGCTGACGCTGGCCGGCGACCAGAAGTACGAGGCCAACGTGGTCAGCCGGGTGCAAGGCTGGATCCTCGAGGCGCCCTTCATCGCGTGGCCGGCCGGCCAGGCGCCCAGCTGGCTCAAGATAAATGTGGGTCGGTTCGCCGGCAAGTTCATGCCGTACCGCCAGCTCGAGCACGTCATCCCGCCCAAGGACCTGACGCGCAACCAAGAGGTCGTCAAGATCCTTGAGAATGACAAGCTGTGCCACAACCTCGGCACCCTTGAGGGTCTGGCGTCGCTGCTGGACCGGACTGTGGATCTCGCGTCGGGCAAGACGAAGCTGTTGCcgtcggtcaaggccatgtgGCTCGGCCACGGCACCGCCGACAAGGCATGTGACCACGACGCGTCCAAGAAGTTCTTTGACGAGCAGACCAGGTTGCAGGACAAGGAGTTCAGATCGTACGACGGTTGGTATCACCAGATGCATACCGAGCCTGACAGAGAGCAGTTTTTCCAGCATGTCATTGAGTGGATTTGCAAGAGGACTCCTGGCCAGGATGCGGCGAAGCCGGATGTTGAGACTGTGGCTGGATCCAAGTTGTAG